The DNA region GCCTGCCTGGCGACGCACAGATCGAACGCGCTTACGCCGGCCATAGCCGGGACGATCTACCGGTGTCCATCAGCGTCGATGGTGTGCTGCTGGGCGAGCAACGTTTCGATGGGCTGGGACGCATGACCGCCTCAACCGTCGGTGGTCGCTTGACACGCTTTGAGTTTATCGACGGGCGTCTGCAACCCCACAAGGTGCACACGCCGAGCAAAGAAGTCATCGATTACCTGTATCAACCGCAACTGGGCGAAAACCCCATTCAGCGCAAGCTGCTCAACAGCACTGCCGATTACACCTATGACCCGCTGAACGCACGCCTGATAAGCAGCAAGGAGCAGGATCAGGAGCTGGAGCGGGACTATTTTGCCAATGGCGAGCTCAAGCAGGAACGCCGGGTGCAGGGCGGCAAGACTTACACCGCGGACTATCAATACAGCCTTAATGGCCGGTTGCTCAGTTATACCGATGTCGTGGGGGCGACTCAGACCTGGAGCTACGACAGCAGCGGTCGCCTTGAGAGCACCCGCGTCGGTACACTGACTTCAACGTTCATCTATAACAACGCGCACGGGAGAATCGAAAGTATCGGCTCGGTTGACAGCGCCCAGAACCAAAACCTGCACATCACCCTGAAGTACGACACTGTTGGCCGCGAAGTGCTGCGCAGCTTCGCTCTACCGGATGGCACCAAGCAAACGCTGGCTCAAGCCTACGATGCTGCCGATCATCTGCAGCAGCGCACGTTGAGCGAAGGTAATACGCTGCTGCGCGACGAAACATTCGAATATGACCCGCGCGGCAGGCTTGAGCGGTACACCGTAACCGGTGCGCTTGCACCGCAGGACCCGCTGGGCAAGCAGATCCAGAGCCAGACATTCACGTTTGATGCACTGGACAACTTCACCGAGGTGACGACGGTATTCGCCGAGGGCAGCAACACTGCTCAATACGAATACTCCGACGACGATCCGACGCAGCTCAGAGTCATCAGCAATAACCACAAGGATTATCCTGAGCGCCTCGAACTGGATTACGACGCGAACGGTAACTTGACGATGGATGAAGCAGGGCGGACGATCAAATATGACGCGCTGGGGCGTTTGCTCAGCGTTAGCGCAACCGCTGACATCCCGGCGGTTGATTACGGCTATGACGCTCTGGACAGCCTGACCAACAGCCGTAGCACCGATGGCAGTGAACAGCGTTTTTACCGGGATGGACAACTCGCCAATCAATTGCGCGGCGAAGAACAACGAAGCTTTAGCAGGGCCGGTGACCAGCTCTTGGCGGAGCATCAGGGCGGCAACAATGCCGGAACGCAGCTCTTGGCGACCGATGCCCGGAAAACCGTTCTCGCTGAAGTGAGCCCGCAGAGCATCAACGACCTGAGTTATAGCGCCTATGGCCATCAGAGCTCGGCTGTGGCTGCCGCCAGCCGCTCGGGTTTCAATGGCGAACTGCGTGAATCGGCCACTGGCTGGTATCTGCTGGGGCAGGGCTATCGCGCTTATAACCCGGTGCTGATGCGCTTTCATAGCCCGGACAGTTTGAGTCCGTTTGGCGACGGCGGGCTGAATGCTTATGCCTATTGCGTGGGGGATCCGGTGAATTATCTGGACCCGGATGGGCATATCCCCTGGTGGCTTGGCCTGGCTGCTGGCATCGCCGCCACGGTGTTGACGGCGGGATTAGCGGCGTCTTTTACCGCGGTGTTCGTCAGTGTGGCTACCGCCGGTGCGGTAGCATCGGCTACGTCTGCTGTAGCAAGCGTCACGGGAGTGATCTCGTTGGGGAGTGCTGTGGGCAGCGCGCTGACAAAAGGGGCGGTGAGCGAAGGGCTGGGCTGGCTGAGTCTGGGGACGGGGATTGTGGCGGGGGTGGCTGGTGGCGTTGCGATTGGGGCGAAGTTCGTCTCAACGGCGGCCTCATCGGCCGCGAGGACTGTATCTAAGGAGCTTGCAGTTAATTACCCGGGTAGACGCTTACCGAGTAATGAATTTGTGACTACCGATATGCTGACGACTGCTAGAAATGCTAGAAATGCTAGATCGGCAGCGGTGCCAGAAATCCCCCCTGAGTTCCCGGCGGCGGCTCCCGCCAAACCGTTCAGTCTCGAAAAGTTTTATAGAAAAAATCCTGCCCACATGCGCGCGGTGATAGCTAGAAATTCAGGTTATGACGCGGCTAAGATACGTTCAAACCACGGGAGACCCGGTGACTGGGATAAGTTTTTTCAATGGTAATAGTGCCAGTTTGATCTGGACATAAGCTGGAGTCTATCCCGCTACATGCCCAAATACCTCCTGTACAAACCGGACCCGCCGCTCGGGCGTCTCCATGGTGCCTTCCAGTGCCAACTGCTCGAGCCGCGCTTCCACCGCCTGTGTCCTATGCGTCAACCCGCAGTCGTTGGCGATCTGGATGTTCAGGCCGGGGCGGGCGTTGAGTTCCAGGATCAGCGGGCCTTTTTCTTGGTCCAGGACCATGTCGACGCCGATGTAACCCAGGCCGCACAGCTCGTAGCATTCGGCCGCGAGCTTCATGAAGCCGTCCCAGTTGGGCAGCTGTACGCCGTCAACGGCGTTGGTGGTGTCGGGGTGTTTGGTGATGATGCTGTTGAGCCAGGTGCCCTTGAGGGTGATGCCGGTGGCCAGGTCAACGCCAACGCCGATGGCGCCCTGGTGCAGGTTGGCCTTGCCGCCGGACTGGCGGGTCGGCAGGCGCAGCATGGCCATCACCGGGTAGCCCATCAGTACGATGATGCGAATGTCCGGCACACCTTCGTAGCTGATGCTCTTGAAAATCTGGTCGGGCGTGACGCGGTATTCGATCAGCGCTCGGTCACGGTGACCGCCCAGTGAATACAGGCCGGTAAGAATGCTGGAGATCTGATGCTCGATTTCCGAGTGGCTGATGATCCGCCCGGAAATAGTGCGATAGCGGTTTTCGAAGCGGTCGGCGATCACCAGAATGCCGTCGCCACCTGCGCCTTGCGCGGGCTTGATCACGAAATCGCTGCGCCCGCCGATGATCTCGTCGAGGTTGTCGATTTCTTTCTCGGTGGCAATCACGCCATACATTTCCGGCACATGAATGCCTGCCGCGATGGCCCGTTCCTTGGTGATGATCTTGTCATCGACAATCGGATACAGGCTGCGCTTGTTGTACTTGAGCACGTAATCGGCGTTGCGCCGGTTGATGCCCATGATGCCGCGGGCTTCCAGCGCCTTCCAGGTTTTCCACCAGCCAATCACTTCGGCTCATCCTTGAGGAAGGCCTTGAAGCGCATCAGTTCGGTCAGGCGGTAGCCACGGTATCTGCCCATCGCCAGCATGAAGCCCACCAGCACCAGCAGCACCGCCGGGAAGGTGAAGACGAAGTAGGTCAGCTCCGGCACGCTCATGATCAAGTGCGCCAGGGATGCCGCGAACAGCGTGCCGATGGCGACTTTCATGGCATGACTGCCGCCGCGTTCTTCCCAGGTGATCGACAGGCGCTCGATGGTCATGGTCAGAATCACCATCGGGAACAGCGCCACCGAAAGGCCTCGCTCCAGCCCGAGCTTATGGCTGAACAGGCTGATAGCGGCAATCAGCACCACAACAAACGTCAGCACTACCGACAAACGCGGCAACATCTGCAATTTCAGATGTTCCAGATAAGACCTCAGTGATAGCCCCAGCGCAGTGATTACGGTGAACAGCACGATACCGAAACCCAGTTGCGTCTCGCGGAACGCCAAGGCGATCAGCACCGGAGTAAAGGTGCCTAGGGTCTGCAAGCCGATCAGGTTGCGCAGGATCAGAATGACCAGCACGCCGATCGGAATCATGACCATGATCATGAAGGTCTGCTGGGTCTGCAGCGGCAAGCCATACAGCGAATAGGCCAGGAAATCCGAGTCAGTGCTGGCATCCGTGAGTTTGGCCAGGCGCATGGCGTTCATTTCACTGTTGTTCAGGCTGAACGTGACCTGCACCTTCTTGCCGCCCTCGGCGTTTACCAGATTTTCGTCACCGGTCCACCACAGCAGCCGATCTTCCGGCAGACCTGCTTCACCCGTGTCAGGGTTGAAATACAGCCATTCCTTGCCATTGAAACTGCGCAGCCAGAGTTCCGGGGTTTGCGGCTGTTCGGCCTGTAAGCGAATGGTGTGGGCTTTTTCCATCGGCACATGGGCGATAGACAGCAGCAGTTCGGTGATCTGGTCTTTTCTGGCCGCAGAAGTATCACCGGCCATCAGCAGCTTGACGTTGTCATCGTTCAGGTTGTTGACGCGTTTGATCGCTTCGGTGATGAAGGTCTCGACATCGGCTGAATGCTGGCGGATCGGCGCGAGCAGCGCTTCGGCGGCAATTTTTTCAGGCCCGCCAACGGGCAGACTGTCGCGGAAGATCGGGCCTTTGACCTTGGGTTTTTCACCGCTGTAGCGTTTGGTCAGCACCAGACGGTAATACAGTGTCTGGTTGCCGGTGGCGCGGCGGGTCGACCAGGTGACGCGACGGTTGCCGTCAGCGCGGTTGACGCTGACCCCGTAATTGTTCGAGATGAAACTCTCGTTCAGGCTGATGTAGTCGTGGGCCAGCGGCGGCACGAACATCTGGATTTTCACCGTGTCCTTGGGGCTGGCGACGAATTCGACCTTGGCGTCGATATTCCACAGGTCGTCGGTTTCGTCTTCGGTCACCGGAATGCCGAGCGCCAGTATCTGATAGGCCGTGATCGCGATGCCCAGCGTTACCAGGACCGTGATCAGAATCTTCAGATGGAGTGTAAGAGCGCGCATGAATTTACTCTGCGTTTAGAGCGACGGAAGCGCAGCCTGGCTTCCCTGCCGCGTATTTAAGACTTGGATCGACCAGCGCATCAAAGCGTTTCAACGCTTCGGAGCCGATCAAAAGCGGGTATTGGAATGCACTTCGGTCGGTCAAGTTCACTTCTATGGTGCGTAAAACTTCACCCATGCAGATAGCCAGGCTTATCACCGGGCGTGACGAGAATTTGTTTTCTTCATCCGGATCGAGATCGTCGGCGCGCCGTTTGATTTTGCTGACCCTGGCAAGCGGTCGTTCGATAGGGTGAATATGCTTACTGTCGATGGCCAGATAAAAGCGCACCCAGCTCTCACCGTTGCGTTTGAAATGCTTGATATCGCGGGCGCTCAGCGAGGCGGTCTTGGCACCGGTGTCGAGCTTGGCGGGGACTTCAACGTCGATGTCGGTGAGCCTGGCGTATTCATTGAGGCCATACACCGTCTTGCTGGCGGCCAGCGCCATGGCAGGCAAAAACATAAAGCAGAAAAGAGTGGGAAGGGTAGTCAGTCTCATAAATCCTGGCGCGATGAGCAGAAAACTTAAGGGTCAGGGCGCAAGCGGGATGAGCCTGATGAAAAGTGAGGCAGGCAACTCGCAAGCGTCGGCTCCAACAAGGAGCGCGCTGCGCGGACGCGACGCGCATTCTAGCATGAAGCCTTGGAGGTGCCAGTTATCTACCTGTGCATCTGTTCAGGTTGGCCGCTGAGCAATAACGAGGCGTTAACGGTTGATTGTCGACAATCAATCATATTTCTTTGACTGAAAAGCCGTTTATGACTAGATTCACGTCTATGCATTCAATGAGTGTCGACAATGTTGGAAATAGTCGGGAAAGCAACGACAACCGCAGACGACCCGGAAACCCTGTCCGAGAATGTTTTTCGACGTATTCAGTCGGCCATCGTCAAAGGCGAAATAGCCCCCGGAAGCAAGATTTCCGAGCCGGAGCTGGCCCGCACCTACGGCATCAGTCGCGGGCCGCTACGCGAAGCGATTCATCGTCTTGAAGGGCAGCGGCTGGTGGTTCGCGTGCCACATGTCGGCGCCCGCGTTGTTGCGCTGAGCCACGCCGAGCTGATCGAACTCTACGAAATTCGCGAATCCCTCGAAGGCATGGCCTGTCGCCTGGCTGCCGAGCGCATGACTCAGGCGGAAATAGATGAGCTGCGCAGCGTACTGGACACCCATGAGCGCGACGCCGCGTTTCAGGCGGGCATCGGCTATTACCAGCAGGAAGGCGATTTCGATTTTCATTACCGGATCATTCAGGGTAGCGGTAACCGCACCCTCAGCCAGATGCTCTGCGGTGAGCTTTATCAACTGGTGCGCATGTACCGCATCCAGTTTTCCACCACGCCCAACCGGCCTCGTCAGGCCTTTGCCGAACACCACCGGATTCTCGACGCCATTGCCGAGCGTGACGGCGAGCTGGCTGAATTGTTGATGCGCCGCCATATCGGTGCGTCCAGACGCAACATCGAACGCCACTATCAGGCGGCTTCCCAGACGACTTCCGACCGAGGTGAGCAATGAGTCACAACAACAGTACTCCCGGCCAGCGCTTCCGCGATGCGGTTGCCAGCGAACAGCCCTTGCAGGTGGTCGGCGCGATCAACGCCAATCATGCGCTGCTGGCCAGACGGGCGGGGTTCAAGGCTATTTACCTGTCTGGCGGCGGGGTGGCCGCGGGTTCATTGGGCATTCCGGATCTGGGTATTACCGGTCTTGAGGATGTGCTGATCGATGTCCGGCGCATCACGGATGTGTGTGATTTGCCGCTGCTGGTGGATGTCGACACCGGCTTCGGTTCCTCGGCATTCAATGTGGCGCGTACCGTGCGTTCGATGATCAAGGCCGGCGCAGCGGCGATTCATATCGAAGATCAGGTGGGCGCCAAGCGCTGCGGCCATCGTCCGAACAAGGAAATCGTTTCGCAGCAGGAAATGGTCGACCGCATCAAGGCCGCCGTCGACGCGCGAACCGATGACAGCTTTGTGATCATGGCGCGCACCGATGCGCTGGCGGTCGAAGGTCTGGAATCGGCGCTGGAGCGCGCGGCGGCGTGCATCGAAGCGGGTGCGGACATGGTGTTCCCTGAGGCGATCACCGAGCTGGCGATGTACAAGCTGTTCGCTAATCGCGCCGGTGTGCCGATTCTGGCCAATATCACTGAGTTTGGTGCGACGCCGCTGTTTACCGTCGACGAACTGCGCGAAGCCGACGTGTCGCTGGTGCTCTATCCGCTTTCTGCATTCCGCGCCATGAACAAGGCAGCGGAAAACGTCTACGGTGCGATCCGTCGCGACGGCAGCCAGAAAAACGTGGTCGACACAATGCAGACCCGCATGGAGCTGTATGACGCCATCGATTACCACACCTTTGAACAGAAACTGGATGCGTTGTTTGCGCAGAAGAAGGGGTGATGAGCTGAGACCATAATCGCTCTCGTTCCTACGCTCCAGCGTGGGAATGCAGTTCTGGACGCTCTGCGTCCGACCTTGAGCGCGTGGCGCGGCACAGAGTTGTGACGCGGAGCGTCACGGGATGCATGCCAACGCGGAGCATTGGCACGAGCGTTATTGTGCTTCGCGTTCCATTACACAAAAACAAAATTGGAGAACACCATGGCTGAAGCAAAAGTATTGAGCGGTGCCGGGCTACGCGGGCAGGTTGCCGGGCAGACGGCACTGTCGACGGTGGGCATGGCCGGAGCCGGGCTGACCTATCGCGGCTATGACGTGCGTGAGCTGGCTGCCGAGGCCCGGTTCGAAGAAGTCGCCTATCTGCTGCTGTATGGCGAACTGCCTGATCAAGCGCAACTGTCCGCTTACATGGAAAAACTCAAGGGCCTGCGTGATCTGCCGCAGGCCTTGAAGGAAGTGCTGGAGCGCATCCCCGCCGACACTCATCCGATGGATGTGATGCGCACCGGTGCATCCATGCTCGGCACGCTGGAGCCCGAGCGCAGTTTTGATCAGCAGCGCGACGCGACCGACCGCTTGCTCGCGGCCTTCCCGGCGATCATGTGTTACTGGTATCGCTTCAGCCACGACGGCAAGCGCATCGACTGCACCACGAACGAAGACTCCATCGGCGGGCATTTTCTGCACCTGTTGCTGGACAAGCGCCCTAGCGAGTTGCACCGCAAGGTTATGGATGTGTCGCTGATTCTATACGCCGAGCACGAATTCAACGCCTCGACCTTTACCGCGCGGGTTTGCGCGTCGACCCTGTCGGACCTGTTTTCCTGCGTCACGGCGGCCATTGGCACCCTGCGCGGTCCGCTGCACGGCGGCGCCAACGAGGCCGCGATGGAAATGATCCAGCGTTTCGCGTCGGCTGACGAAGCGACCCAAGGTACGCTGGGCATGCTGGAGCGCAAGGAAAAGATCATGGGCTTCGGTCACGCGATCTATAAAGAGTCCGACCCGCGCAACGAGGTCATCAAGGGCTGGTCAAAAAAACTCGCTGCTGAAGCGGGTGATCGCGTGCTGTTCCCGGTCTCCGAGGCCATCGACAAAGTCATGTGGGAACAGAAGAAGCTGTTCCCCAACGCCGACTTCTATCACGCATCGGCCTACCATTTCATGGGCATCCCGACCAAGCTGTTCACGCCGATTTTTGTCTGCTCGCGACTCACAGGCTGGGCCGCCCACGTTTTCGAACAGCGTGCCAACAACCGCATTATCCGTCCGAGTGCCGAATACATCGGTGTCGAGCAGCGTCGCTTCGTGCCCATCGAACAGCGCTGAAAAAAGGGGCAGGGGAGCCGCTGACGAGCTTCCCGCCCGTGTTCCGAACATTCCGTGAGCGAGTCCCGCAATGAACAGTGAATTTCGCAAACCGCTCCCCGGCACCCGACTGGATTATTTCGATGCACATGCGGCGGTCGAAGCGATCAAGCCCGGCGCCTATGCCACGTTGCCGTATACCTCGCGGGTGCTGGCCGAAAACCTCGTGCGCCGCTGCGATCCGGCGACCCTGACGGCTTCGCTGACGCAGCTAATCGAGCGCAGGCGCGATCTGGACTTCCCTTGGTTCCCGGCGCGGGTCGTGTGTCATGACATTCTTGGCCAGACCGCACTGGTAGACCTCGCCGGGCTGCGCGATGCCATCGCTTCTCAGGGCGGCGACCCGGCGCTGGTCAACCCGGTGGTGCCGGTGCAGTTGATTGTCGACCACTCGCTGGCCGTCGAGGCTGACGGCAACGACCCGCAGGCTTTCGCAAAGAACCGTGCCATCGAGGATCGCCGCAACGAGGATCGTTTTCACTTCATTGACTGGACCAAGCTGGCGTTCAAAAACGTCGAAGTGATCCCGCCGGGCAACGGCATCATGCACCAGATCAACCTAGAGAAAATGTCGCCAGTGGTGCAAGTGCTCGATGGCGTGGCCTTCCCGGACACGCTGGTCGGCACCGACAGCCATACCCCGCATGTGGACGCACTTGGCGTGATTGCCATTGGTGTCGGTGGCCTTGAAGCTGAAAACGTGATGCTCGGCCGTGCTTCCTGGATGCGCCTGCCGGACATCATCGGCGTCGAACTGACCGGCCGCCGCCAGCCCGGCATCACCGCCACTGACGTGGTGCTGGCCCTGACCGAATACCTGCGTCAGCAGAAGGTGGTTGGTGCGTATCTGGAATTCTACGGCGCAGGTGCGTCCAGCCTGACCTTGGGCGACCGGGCGACGATCTCCAACATGGCGCCGGAATATGGCGCGACAGCGGCGATGTTTTCCATCGACTCGCAAACCATCGATTACCTGCGCCTGACCGGCCGTGAAGACGAGCAGGTCAAGCTGGTCGAGCTGTACGCCCGGCACACCGGCCTGTGGTCGGACAGCCTGACCGAGGTGCAATACGAGCGGGTGCTGAGCTTCGATCTGTCCAGCGTGGTGCGCAACATGGCCGGGCCGTCCAACCCGCACGCACGGGTGGCGACTGCCGACCTGGCGGCCAGAGGCATTGCCGGGAAATGGGACGAGGTGCCGGGGCAGATGCCCGATGGCGCGGTGATCATCGCGGCGATCACCAGTTGCACCAACACCAGCAACCCGCGCAACGTGATTTCGGCAGGCCTGCTGGCGCGTAACGCCAACCGTCTGGGGCTCGTCCGCAAGCCATGGGTAAAATCTTCGCTGGCGCCTGGCTCGAAAACCGTGGCGCTGTACCTGGATGCCGCCGGGCTGACGTCCGAACTGGAGCAACTGGGTTTCGGTGTGGTGGCGTTTGCCTGCACCACCTGTAACGGCATGTCCGGATCGCTCGATCCGTTGATCCAGCAGGAAATCATCGACCGTGATTTGTACGCCACTGCAGTCCTGTCCGGTAACCGCAATTTCGACGGGCGCATCCATCCTGACGCCAAGCAGGCCTTTCTGGCCTCACCGCCACTGGTAGTGGCTTACGCGATTGCCGGGACCATTCGTTTTGACATTGAAAATGATGTGCTGGGTATTGCCGATGGCAAGGAAATCCGCCTCAAGGACATCTGGCCCAGCGACGAAGAGATCGACGCAGTGGTGCAGGCGTCGGTCAAGCCGGAACAGTTCCGTCAGGTCTACATCCCGATGTTTGCCATCGAAGAGCACACCGGACCAAAAGTCGAGCCGTTGTATGACTGGCGTCCGATGAGCACCTACATCCGTCGTCCGCCCTACTGGGAGGGCGCGCTGGCCGGCGAGCGCACGCTCAAGGGCATGCGCCCGCTGGCGGTGCTGCCGGACAACATCACCACCGATCACCTGTCGCCGTCGAACGCGATCATGCTCGACAGCGCGGCGGGCGAATACCTGGCGAAAATGGGCCTGCCGGAGGAGGATTTCAATTCCTACGCTACGCACCGCGGCGATCACCTGACCGCCCAGCGGGCGACCTTCGCCAACCCGCAACTGGTCAACGAAATGGCTGTAGTCGATGGCAAAGTGAAAAAAGGCTCGCTGACCCGTATCGAGCCCGAAGGCGTGGTCACTCGGATGTGGGAAGCCATCGAGACTTACATGGCGCGCAAGCAGCCGCTGATCATCATTGCCGGTGCCGACTACGGTCAGGGCTCGTCCCGCGATTGGGCGGCCAAGGGCGTCAGGCTGGCGGGCGTCGAAGCGATTGCAGCAGAAGGTTTCGAGCGCATCCACCGCACCAATCTGGTCGGCATGGG from Pseudomonas syringae includes:
- a CDS encoding alpha-L-glutamate ligase-like protein, whose protein sequence is MGWWKTWKALEARGIMGINRRNADYVLKYNKRSLYPIVDDKIITKERAIAAGIHVPEMYGVIATEKEIDNLDEIIGGRSDFVIKPAQGAGGDGILVIADRFENRYRTISGRIISHSEIEHQISSILTGLYSLGGHRDRALIEYRVTPDQIFKSISYEGVPDIRIIVLMGYPVMAMLRLPTRQSGGKANLHQGAIGVGVDLATGITLKGTWLNSIITKHPDTTNAVDGVQLPNWDGFMKLAAECYELCGLGYIGVDMVLDQEKGPLILELNARPGLNIQIANDCGLTHRTQAVEARLEQLALEGTMETPERRVRFVQEVFGHVAG
- a CDS encoding inactive transglutaminase family protein, which produces MRALTLHLKILITVLVTLGIAITAYQILALGIPVTEDETDDLWNIDAKVEFVASPKDTVKIQMFVPPLAHDYISLNESFISNNYGVSVNRADGNRRVTWSTRRATGNQTLYYRLVLTKRYSGEKPKVKGPIFRDSLPVGGPEKIAAEALLAPIRQHSADVETFITEAIKRVNNLNDDNVKLLMAGDTSAARKDQITELLLSIAHVPMEKAHTIRLQAEQPQTPELWLRSFNGKEWLYFNPDTGEAGLPEDRLLWWTGDENLVNAEGGKKVQVTFSLNNSEMNAMRLAKLTDASTDSDFLAYSLYGLPLQTQQTFMIMVMIPIGVLVILILRNLIGLQTLGTFTPVLIALAFRETQLGFGIVLFTVITALGLSLRSYLEHLKLQMLPRLSVVLTFVVVLIAAISLFSHKLGLERGLSVALFPMVILTMTIERLSITWEERGGSHAMKVAIGTLFAASLAHLIMSVPELTYFVFTFPAVLLVLVGFMLAMGRYRGYRLTELMRFKAFLKDEPK
- a CDS encoding ATP-dependent zinc protease family protein, with product MRLTTLPTLFCFMFLPAMALAASKTVYGLNEYARLTDIDVEVPAKLDTGAKTASLSARDIKHFKRNGESWVRFYLAIDSKHIHPIERPLARVSKIKRRADDLDPDEENKFSSRPVISLAICMGEVLRTIEVNLTDRSAFQYPLLIGSEALKRFDALVDPSLKYAAGKPGCASVALNAE
- a CDS encoding GntR family transcriptional regulator, translated to MLEIVGKATTTADDPETLSENVFRRIQSAIVKGEIAPGSKISEPELARTYGISRGPLREAIHRLEGQRLVVRVPHVGARVVALSHAELIELYEIRESLEGMACRLAAERMTQAEIDELRSVLDTHERDAAFQAGIGYYQQEGDFDFHYRIIQGSGNRTLSQMLCGELYQLVRMYRIQFSTTPNRPRQAFAEHHRILDAIAERDGELAELLMRRHIGASRRNIERHYQAASQTTSDRGEQ
- the prpB gene encoding methylisocitrate lyase, which gives rise to MSHNNSTPGQRFRDAVASEQPLQVVGAINANHALLARRAGFKAIYLSGGGVAAGSLGIPDLGITGLEDVLIDVRRITDVCDLPLLVDVDTGFGSSAFNVARTVRSMIKAGAAAIHIEDQVGAKRCGHRPNKEIVSQQEMVDRIKAAVDARTDDSFVIMARTDALAVEGLESALERAAACIEAGADMVFPEAITELAMYKLFANRAGVPILANITEFGATPLFTVDELREADVSLVLYPLSAFRAMNKAAENVYGAIRRDGSQKNVVDTMQTRMELYDAIDYHTFEQKLDALFAQKKG
- the prpC gene encoding bifunctional 2-methylcitrate synthase/citrate synthase — protein: MAEAKVLSGAGLRGQVAGQTALSTVGMAGAGLTYRGYDVRELAAEARFEEVAYLLLYGELPDQAQLSAYMEKLKGLRDLPQALKEVLERIPADTHPMDVMRTGASMLGTLEPERSFDQQRDATDRLLAAFPAIMCYWYRFSHDGKRIDCTTNEDSIGGHFLHLLLDKRPSELHRKVMDVSLILYAEHEFNASTFTARVCASTLSDLFSCVTAAIGTLRGPLHGGANEAAMEMIQRFASADEATQGTLGMLERKEKIMGFGHAIYKESDPRNEVIKGWSKKLAAEAGDRVLFPVSEAIDKVMWEQKKLFPNADFYHASAYHFMGIPTKLFTPIFVCSRLTGWAAHVFEQRANNRIIRPSAEYIGVEQRRFVPIEQR
- the acnD gene encoding Fe/S-dependent 2-methylisocitrate dehydratase AcnD, which gives rise to MNSEFRKPLPGTRLDYFDAHAAVEAIKPGAYATLPYTSRVLAENLVRRCDPATLTASLTQLIERRRDLDFPWFPARVVCHDILGQTALVDLAGLRDAIASQGGDPALVNPVVPVQLIVDHSLAVEADGNDPQAFAKNRAIEDRRNEDRFHFIDWTKLAFKNVEVIPPGNGIMHQINLEKMSPVVQVLDGVAFPDTLVGTDSHTPHVDALGVIAIGVGGLEAENVMLGRASWMRLPDIIGVELTGRRQPGITATDVVLALTEYLRQQKVVGAYLEFYGAGASSLTLGDRATISNMAPEYGATAAMFSIDSQTIDYLRLTGREDEQVKLVELYARHTGLWSDSLTEVQYERVLSFDLSSVVRNMAGPSNPHARVATADLAARGIAGKWDEVPGQMPDGAVIIAAITSCTNTSNPRNVISAGLLARNANRLGLVRKPWVKSSLAPGSKTVALYLDAAGLTSELEQLGFGVVAFACTTCNGMSGSLDPLIQQEIIDRDLYATAVLSGNRNFDGRIHPDAKQAFLASPPLVVAYAIAGTIRFDIENDVLGIADGKEIRLKDIWPSDEEIDAVVQASVKPEQFRQVYIPMFAIEEHTGPKVEPLYDWRPMSTYIRRPPYWEGALAGERTLKGMRPLAVLPDNITTDHLSPSNAIMLDSAAGEYLAKMGLPEEDFNSYATHRGDHLTAQRATFANPQLVNEMAVVDGKVKKGSLTRIEPEGVVTRMWEAIETYMARKQPLIIIAGADYGQGSSRDWAAKGVRLAGVEAIAAEGFERIHRTNLVGMGVLPLEFKPGTSRLTLGIDGSETFDVIGPRTPRATLTLVIQRRSGERVEVPVTCRLDTAEELSIYEAGGVLQRFAQDFLEATAS